A single genomic interval of Heliangelus exortis chromosome 20, bHelExo1.hap1, whole genome shotgun sequence harbors:
- the TNRC6C gene encoding trinucleotide repeat-containing gene 6C protein isoform X1, whose amino-acid sequence MEEKKKKKQEEKKKKEGAQKKAAEQKTKVPEPIKTSLSQPQPAGTGTSTSTSTITNSSNGKRASAPGQQPAASRYLPREVPPRFRQQEQKQLLKRGQPLPTGTLSSTSPAQGTGQAGASPPPQQGAGGQHHPSKTQPALQDEAHTVHSRHIEAGSPGERRGRSRKSSAHNVATPRMVGRLLSPDLSHSGLGDHYENSHWGQQPAFRSEGNCSWDKVIIDRTDKEAWPSITGAETESASECTTDTDSASNCGSENSSMATGSAQGNFTGHTKKTNGNNGANGALVQSTSNQSALGAGGANGNGNSARVWGVAGGSSSGLAHCSASGGDGKMDNMMGDGRSQNCWGASNSNAGINLNLNPNANPAAWPVLGHEGTVGAGNPSSICSPVSAIGQNMGNQNGNPTSTLGAWGNLLPQESTEPQTSTSQNVSFSVQPQNLNTDGPNNTNPMNSSPNPINAMQTNGLPNWGMAVGMGAIIPPHLQGLPGANGTSVSQVSGGSGEGMGSSVWGMSPGNPATGNSNSGFSQGNGDTVNSALSAKQNGSSGAAQKEGNGANAWDSGPPSGPGVLAWGRGGGNSGVGGMHSGAWGHPNRNTSNGVNGEWGKPPNQHSNSDINGKGSTGWDSSSVTSPNPAMQQGSEQINSWAKAAASGTTASEGSNESGGSQNEGSTGREGAGEGRRRDKGMIDQGQVQLPRNDLDPRVLSNTGWGQTPVKQNTAWEFEESPRSERKNDNGTEAWGCAATQSSNSGGKNDGSIMNSTNTSSVSGWVNSPPAAVPTNTGWGDNNNKAPNGPGGWGESASSTTVNNAASAKSGHAWSGTANQEDKSPTWGEPQKPKSQNWGDGQKSNPSWTSGGGDWTDSSSVPGHLGEGKKNGSGWDSDNRSGSGWNDSTRSGTSGWGNGTNSKANTGTSWGESLKPSPQQNWANKPQDNNVSNWGGAASVKQTGSGWVGGPVPAKQKENCEATGWEEPSPPSIRRKMEIDDGTSAWGDPNYNNNKTVNMWDRNNPIIQSSTTTNTTTTSTIINTNMVEPQPSHQSSAQPNRSPLLGPAGWGEMPTVHTKSEASWGEPSSPSAAVDNGTSAWGKPPSSGTGWGENPAESAGTYGRTNAPAAAPALCKPASKSMQEGWGSGGDEVNLSTSQWEDEEGDMWNNTASQESSSSCNSWGNAPKKGLQKPKTNPRLSLGTFWRTERKRLLKDFVIEKLHRDLLKGMKTSSKQDEAWIMNRLIKQLTDMGFPREPAEEALKSNNMNLDQAMSALLEKKVEMDKRGMGVTDYNGMVTKPLGCRPPPISKESSMDRPTFLDKLTLSFSNQDGGLVEEPTTSPFLPSPSLKLPLSNSALPNQTLGGIASGLGMQNLNSSRQIPSGNLGMFGNSGAAQARTMQQPQQPPVQPLNSSQPSLRAQVPQFLSPQVQAQLLQFAAKNIGLSPAQLTSPINNPQHMTMLNQLYQLQLAYQRLQIQQQMLQAQRNVSGPMRQQEQQVARTINNMQQQIQQHQRQLAQALLMKQQPPPPHLSLHPSAGKSAMDSFSPHPQAPGLPDLQTKEQQSSPNTFAPYPLAGLNPNMNVNNMDITGGLSVKDTSQSQSRLPQWTHPNSMDNLSSAASSLDQNSSKHGAIPGGLSIGPPGKSSLDDSYGRYDLIQNSESPASPPVAVPHSWSRAKTDSDKISNGSSINWPPEFHPGVPWKGLQNIDPENDPDVTPGSVPTGPTINTTIQDVNRYLLKSGGSSPTSSQNATLPSSSAWPLSASGYSSSFSSIASAPSIAGKLSDIKSTWSSGPISHTQASLSHELWKVPRNTTAPTRPPPGLNTKPSSTWGASPLGWTSSYSSGSAWSTDSSGRTSSWLVLRNLTPQIDGSTLRTLCLQHGPLITFHLNLTQGNAVVRYSSKEEAAKAQKSLHMCVLGNTTILAEFAGEEEVNRFLAQGQALPPTSSWQSNTGTTQNRLGSSSSSHALVRSDAGHWNPPCLGGKGSSDLLWGGVPQYSSSLWGPPSTDDGRVIGSPTPLNTLLPGDLLSGESI is encoded by the exons CTCTACAGGATGAGGCTCACACTGTACACAGCCGACATATTGAAGCCGGGAGCCCTGGAGAACGTagaggcaggagcagaaagagCTCTGCACACAATGTAGCGACTCCTAGGATGGTTGGGCGGCTCCTTTCTCCAG ATCTCAGCCACAGTGGATTGGGAGACCATTATGAGAATTCCCACTGGGGACAGCAGCCCGCTTTCAGGAGTGAAGGCAACTGCAGCTGGGATAAAGTGATAATAGACAGGACTGACAAGGAAGCGTGGCCTTCCATTACCGGAGCTGAGACTGAGTCTGCCTCAGAATGTACTACAGACACTGACTCTGCCTCCAACTGTGGCTCAGAGAACAGTAGCATGGCTACAGGGAGTGCCCAAGGCAACTTCACTGGACATACAAAGAAAACTAATGGCAATAATGGCGCCAACGGAGCACTCGTCCAAAGCACTTCTAACCAGAGTGCCCTTGGAGCTGGTGGAGCAAATGGTAATGGCAACTCAGCCAGAGTGTGGGGGGTGGCTGGGGGCTCCAGCTCTGGCCTAGCTCACTGCTCTGCCAGTGGTGGGGATGGAAAGATGGACAACATGATGGGAGATGGTAGAAGTCAGAACTGCTGGGGTGCTTCCAACTCGAATGCTGGCATTAATCTTAACCTTAACCCTAATGCCAATCCAGCTGCCTGGCCTGTACTTGGACATGAAGGAACTGTGGGAGCAGGCAACCCTTCCAGTATTTGCAGTCCAGTCAGTGCCATAGGTCAGAACATGGGCAACCAGAATGGGAACCCAACAAGCACCTTAGGTGCTTGGGGAAACTTGCTGCCGCAAGAGAGCACAGAACCACAAACGTCCACTTCTCAGAATGTGTCTTTCAGCGTACAACCTCAGAACCTTAACACTGATGGACCAAATAACACTAACCCCATGAACTCTTCACCAAACCCTATCAATGCAATGCAGACAAATGGACTGCCGAACTGGGGGATGGCTGTTGGGATGGGGGCCATCATCCCGCCCCACCTGCAAGGCCTTCCTGGTGCTAATGGAACATCAGTTTCTCAAGTCAGCGGGGGCAGTGGTGAAGGGATGGGCAGTTCAGTGTGGGGGATGTCCCCAGGTAATCCTGCCACAGGAAACAGCAATTCTGGGTTCAGTCAGGGGAATGGAGACACTGTGAACTCAGCATTAAGTGCTAAACAAAACGGATCCAGCGGCGCTGCGCAGAAGGAGGGGAACGGGGCGAACGCGTGGGATTCGGGGCCTCCTTCTGGTCCTGGGGTACTGGCGTGGGGCAGGGGTGGTGGCAACAGTGGTGTTGGTGGCATGCATTCTGGAGCTTGGGGCCACCCCAACCGGAACACCAGTAATGGTGTGAACGGGGAATGGGGCAAACCCCCAAACCAGCATTCCAATAGCGACATCAACGGGAAAGGATCAACAGGGTGGGACAGCTCCAGTGTTACCAGTCCCAATCCTGCCATGCAGCAGGGCAGTGAACAAATAAACTCTTGGGCCAAAGCTGCAGCCTCTGGCACCACAGCTAGTGAAGGAAGTAACGAGAGCGGTGGGAGTCAAAATGAAGGCAGTACcgggagggagggggctggagagggcaggaggagagacAAAGGGATGATAGACCAAGGGCAAGTTCAGTTGCCAAGAAATGACCTTGACCCCAGGGTCCTGTCCAATACGGGGTGGGGACAAACCCCCGTAAAGCAAAACACTGCCTGGGAATTTGAAGAGTCCCCAAGGTCTGAACGAAAGAATGACAATGGAACAGAGGCCTGGGGTTGTGCAGCTACTCAATCTTCAAACTCAGGGGGGAAGAACGATGGGTCCATCATGAACAGTACAAATACCTCTTCAGTATCTGGGTGGGTCAACTCTCCACCGGCAGCTGTTCcaacaaatacaggttggggAGACAATAACAACAAAGCACCAAATGGCccaggggggtggggagagtCAGCAAGCTCTACTACTGTTAATAATGCTGCTTCTGCCAAAAGCGGCCACGCGTGGAGTGGGACCGCGAATCAGGAGGACAAATCACCTACCTGGGGTGAACCTCAGAAACCCAAATCTCAGAACTGGGGAGATGGACAGAAATCAAATCCAAGCTGGACTTCAGGAGGTGGAGACTGGACAGATTCATCATCTGTTCCTGGACACTTGGGTGAGGGGAAGAAGAATGGGTCTGGATGGGATTCTGACAATAGATCAGGGTCTGGTTGGAATGATTCCACGAGGTCTGGGACCAGCGGGTGGGGAAATGGCACAAACAGCAAGGCTAATACAGGTACAAGTTGGGGGGAATCTTTAAAGCCAAGCCCCCAACAAAATTGGGCTAATAAACCCCAGGACAACAATGTGAGTAACTGGGGAGGAGCTGCTTCTGTAAAACAGACTGGGTCAGGGTGGGTTGGTGGGCCAGTGCCAGCCAAACAAAAAGAGAACTGTGAGGCAACTGGCTGGGAAGAGCCATCTCCACCGTCCATTCGCCGCAAGATGGAAATCGATGATGGTACCTCAGCTTGGGGCGACCCGAattacaacaacaacaagacTGTAAACATGTGGGATAGAAATAACCCTATAATTCAGAGCAGTACCAcaaccaacaccaccaccactaGCACCATTATCAACACAAATATGGTTGAACCTCAGCCATCGCACCAGTCAAGTGCCCAGCCGAACCGGTCCCCACTGCTTGGTCCAG CAGGCTGGGGAGAGATGCCTACTGTCCACACAAAGAGTGAAGCTTCTTGGGGAGAGCCATCATCCCCTTCTGCTGCAGTTGATAATGGCACTTCAGCATGGGGGAAACCCCCCAGCAGTGGTACAGGGTGGGGAGAGAATCCTGCTGAGTCAGCAGGGACATATGGAAGAACAaatgctccagctgctgccccagcactgtGCAAACCAG cttcaAAATCTATGCAAGAAGGCTGGGGCAGTGGTGGGGATGAAGTGAATCTCAGTACTAGTCAGTGGGAAGATGAGGAAGGAGATATGTGGAATAATACTGCTTCACAAGAGAGCAGCTCCTCCTGTAATTCCTGGGGAAATGCCCCGAAGAAAGGACTTCAAAAG CCCAAAACAAATCCACGCTTGTCCCTTGGTACTTTCTGGAGAACTGAAAGGAAGAGACTTCTTAAGGATTTTGTGATAGAAAAGCTGCACAGAGATCTTTTAAAG GGCATGAAGACATCTAGCAAGCAAGATGAGGCCTGGATCATGAACCGTCTGATAAAACAGCTCACAGACATGGGCTTCCCT AGAGAGCCAGCGGAAGAGGCCTTGAAGAGCAACAATATGAATCTCGATCAGGCCATGA GTGCTCTGCTGGAAAAGAAGGTGGAAATGGACAAGCGTGGAATGGGAGTGACTGACTACAATGGAATGGTCACCAAACCCCTTGGCTGCCGCCCACCACCAATCTCCAAAGAGTCTTCCATGGACCGCCCCACCTTCCTTGACAAG CTCACCCTTTCTTTCTCCAATCAGGATGGCGGCCTAGTGGAAGAGCCCACTACTTCACCATTTTTGCCTTCACCAAGCCTGAAGCTCCCCCTTTCAAACAGTGCACTCCCTAATCAGACCCTGGGCGGGATTGCCTCAGGGCTGGGCATGCAAAACTTGAATTCTTCTAGACAG ATACCGAGTGGCAATCTGGGTATGTTTGGCAATAGCGGAGCAGCACAAGCCAGGACCATGCAGCAGCCGCAGCAACCGCCAGTGCAACCTCTTAATTCATCCCAGCCTAGTCTTCGTGCTCAAGTGCCTCAGTTTCTATCCCCTCAG GTTCAAGCACAGCTTTTGCAGTTTGCAGCAAAAAACATTGGTCTCAGCCCTGCACAGTTAACCTCGCCAATTAATAATCCTCAGCATATGACGATGTTGAACCAGCTCTATCAGCTGCAGCTG GCGTACCAACGTTTACAAATCCAGCAGCAGATGTTACAGGCTCAGCGTAATGTTTCCGGACCCATGAGACAACAGGAGCAGCAA GTTGCACGTACAATCAATAACATGCAGCAGCAGATCCAGCAGCACCAGCGCCAGCTGGCCCAGGCCCTGCTTAtgaagcagcagcctccccCTCCACATCTCTCTTTGCACCCCTCTGCAGGCAAATCAGCCATGGATAGCTTTTCACCCCATCCCCAGGCTCCCGGCCTACCTGACCTGCAGACCAAAGAGCAACAGTCTTCACCGAACACCTTTGCTCCTTACCCTCTTG CTGGACTGAACCCGAACATGAATGTAAATAACATGGACATTACTGGTGGTTTGTCAGTGAAGGACACTTCTCAGTCCCAGTCTCGCCTTCCTCAGTGGACACACCCCAACTCAATGGATAATCTCTCTAGTGCTGCTTCTTCTCTTGACCAGAACTCCAGCAAGCACG GTGCTATACCTGGAGGTTTAAGTATTGGTCCTCCGGGCAAGTCCTCCCTCGATGACTCTTACGGCCGGTATGATCTGATTCAGAACAGTGAATCTCCTGCCAGTCCACCTGTAGCTGTTCCTCACAGCTGGTCACGTGCCAAAACTGATAGTGATAAAATTTCCAATGGCTCCAGCATAAACTGGCCACCAg AGTTTCATCCAGGAGTGCCATGGAAAGGTCTGCAGAACATTGATCCTGAAAATGACCCTGATGTTactcctggaagtgttccaacTGGGCCAACCATAAACACCACGATACAGGATGTTAATCGCTATCTTCTCAAGAGTGGAG GGTCATCCCCAACATCATCTCAGAATGCCACGCTGCCTTCATCGAGTGCCTGGCCGCTTAGTGCCTCCGGCTACAGTAGCTCTTTCAGCAGCATTGCATCTGCACCTAGCATTGCAG GTAAATTGTCAGACATCAAGTCTACGTGGTCCTCTGGCCCAATCTCTCACACACAAGCCTCTCTATCCCATGAACTATGGAAGGTACCCAGAAACACTACTGCTCCTACAAGACCACCTCCAGGCTTAAACACCAAGCCATCATCTACGTGGGGTGCCAGTCCCCTGGGTTGGACCAGCTCTTACTCCTCTG GTTCTGCATGGAGTACTGACAGCTCAGGGAGAACAAGCAGCTGGCTGGTTCTTCGAAACCTCACCCCCCAG ATTGATGGCTCCACACTGAGGACACTGTGTTTGCAACATGGCCCTCTGATAACATTCCACTTGAACCTGACACAAGGGAATGCTGTGGTCCGATACAGTTCCAAGGAAGAAGCAGCCAAGGCCCAAAAGTCTCTGCATAT GTGTGTCCTGGGAAACACTACCATCCTGGCCGAGTTTGCTGGTGAGGAAGAAGTCAACCGTTTCTTAGCACAAGGCCAGGCACTGCCACCCACCTCCAGCTGGCAGTCCAACACTGGAACCACCCAGAACCGCCtgggctcctccagcagctcccacgCTTTGGTGCGCAGCGACGCCGGGCACTGGAACCCCCCCTGCC
- the TNRC6C gene encoding trinucleotide repeat-containing gene 6C protein isoform X3: MEEKKKKKQEEKKKKEGAQKKAAEQKTKVPEPIKTSLSQPQPAGTGTSTSTSTITNSSNGKRASAPGQQPAASRYLPREVPPRFRQQEQKQLLKRGQPLPTGTLSSTSPAQGTGQAGASPPPQQGAGGQHHPSKTQPALQDEAHTVHSRHIEAGSPGERRGRSRKSSAHNVATPRMVGRLLSPDLSHSGLGDHYENSHWGQQPAFRSEGNCSWDKVIIDRTDKEAWPSITGAETESASECTTDTDSASNCGSENSSMATGSAQGNFTGHTKKTNGNNGANGALVQSTSNQSALGAGGANGNGNSARVWGVAGGSSSGLAHCSASGGDGKMDNMMGDGRSQNCWGASNSNAGINLNLNPNANPAAWPVLGHEGTVGAGNPSSICSPVSAIGQNMGNQNGNPTSTLGAWGNLLPQESTEPQTSTSQNVSFSVQPQNLNTDGPNNTNPMNSSPNPINAMQTNGLPNWGMAVGMGAIIPPHLQGLPGANGTSVSQVSGGSGEGMGSSVWGMSPGNPATGNSNSGFSQGNGDTVNSALSAKQNGSSGAAQKEGNGANAWDSGPPSGPGVLAWGRGGGNSGVGGMHSGAWGHPNRNTSNGVNGEWGKPPNQHSNSDINGKGSTGWDSSSVTSPNPAMQQGSEQINSWAKAAASGTTASEGSNESGGSQNEGSTGREGAGEGRRRDKGMIDQGQVQLPRNDLDPRVLSNTGWGQTPVKQNTAWEFEESPRSERKNDNGTEAWGCAATQSSNSGGKNDGSIMNSTNTSSVSGWVNSPPAAVPTNTGWGDNNNKAPNGPGGWGESASSTTVNNAASAKSGHAWSGTANQEDKSPTWGEPQKPKSQNWGDGQKSNPSWTSGGGDWTDSSSVPGHLGEGKKNGSGWDSDNRSGSGWNDSTRSGTSGWGNGTNSKANTGTSWGESLKPSPQQNWANKPQDNNVSNWGGAASVKQTGSGWVGGPVPAKQKENCEATGWEEPSPPSIRRKMEIDDGTSAWGDPNYNNNKTVNMWDRNNPIIQSSTTTNTTTTSTIINTNMVEPQPSHQSSAQPNRSPLLGPAGWGEMPTVHTKSEASWGEPSSPSAAVDNGTSAWGKPPSSGTGWGENPAESAGTYGRTNAPAAAPALCKPASKSMQEGWGSGGDEVNLSTSQWEDEEGDMWNNTASQESSSSCNSWGNAPKKGLQKPKTNPRLSLGTFWRTERKRLLKDFVIEKLHRDLLKGMKTSSKQDEAWIMNRLIKQLTDMGFPREPAEEALKSNNMNLDQAMSALLEKKVEMDKRGMGVTDYNGMVTKPLGCRPPPISKESSMDRPTFLDKDGGLVEEPTTSPFLPSPSLKLPLSNSALPNQTLGGIASGLGMQNLNSSRQIPSGNLGMFGNSGAAQARTMQQPQQPPVQPLNSSQPSLRAQVPQFLSPQVQAQLLQFAAKNIGLSPAQLTSPINNPQHMTMLNQLYQLQLAYQRLQIQQQMLQAQRNVSGPMRQQEQQVARTINNMQQQIQQHQRQLAQALLMKQQPPPPHLSLHPSAGKSAMDSFSPHPQAPGLPDLQTKEQQSSPNTFAPYPLAGLNPNMNVNNMDITGGLSVKDTSQSQSRLPQWTHPNSMDNLSSAASSLDQNSSKHGAIPGGLSIGPPGKSSLDDSYGRYDLIQNSESPASPPVAVPHSWSRAKTDSDKISNGSSINWPPEFHPGVPWKGLQNIDPENDPDVTPGSVPTGPTINTTIQDVNRYLLKSGGSSPTSSQNATLPSSSAWPLSASGYSSSFSSIASAPSIAGKLSDIKSTWSSGPISHTQASLSHELWKVPRNTTAPTRPPPGLNTKPSSTWGASPLGWTSSYSSGSAWSTDSSGRTSSWLVLRNLTPQIDGSTLRTLCLQHGPLITFHLNLTQGNAVVRYSSKEEAAKAQKSLHMCVLGNTTILAEFAGEEEVNRFLAQGQALPPTSSWQSNTGTTQNRLGSSSSSHALVRSDAGHWNPPCLGGKGSSDLLWGGVPQYSSSLWGPPSTDDGRVIGSPTPLNTLLPGDLLSGESI; the protein is encoded by the exons CTCTACAGGATGAGGCTCACACTGTACACAGCCGACATATTGAAGCCGGGAGCCCTGGAGAACGTagaggcaggagcagaaagagCTCTGCACACAATGTAGCGACTCCTAGGATGGTTGGGCGGCTCCTTTCTCCAG ATCTCAGCCACAGTGGATTGGGAGACCATTATGAGAATTCCCACTGGGGACAGCAGCCCGCTTTCAGGAGTGAAGGCAACTGCAGCTGGGATAAAGTGATAATAGACAGGACTGACAAGGAAGCGTGGCCTTCCATTACCGGAGCTGAGACTGAGTCTGCCTCAGAATGTACTACAGACACTGACTCTGCCTCCAACTGTGGCTCAGAGAACAGTAGCATGGCTACAGGGAGTGCCCAAGGCAACTTCACTGGACATACAAAGAAAACTAATGGCAATAATGGCGCCAACGGAGCACTCGTCCAAAGCACTTCTAACCAGAGTGCCCTTGGAGCTGGTGGAGCAAATGGTAATGGCAACTCAGCCAGAGTGTGGGGGGTGGCTGGGGGCTCCAGCTCTGGCCTAGCTCACTGCTCTGCCAGTGGTGGGGATGGAAAGATGGACAACATGATGGGAGATGGTAGAAGTCAGAACTGCTGGGGTGCTTCCAACTCGAATGCTGGCATTAATCTTAACCTTAACCCTAATGCCAATCCAGCTGCCTGGCCTGTACTTGGACATGAAGGAACTGTGGGAGCAGGCAACCCTTCCAGTATTTGCAGTCCAGTCAGTGCCATAGGTCAGAACATGGGCAACCAGAATGGGAACCCAACAAGCACCTTAGGTGCTTGGGGAAACTTGCTGCCGCAAGAGAGCACAGAACCACAAACGTCCACTTCTCAGAATGTGTCTTTCAGCGTACAACCTCAGAACCTTAACACTGATGGACCAAATAACACTAACCCCATGAACTCTTCACCAAACCCTATCAATGCAATGCAGACAAATGGACTGCCGAACTGGGGGATGGCTGTTGGGATGGGGGCCATCATCCCGCCCCACCTGCAAGGCCTTCCTGGTGCTAATGGAACATCAGTTTCTCAAGTCAGCGGGGGCAGTGGTGAAGGGATGGGCAGTTCAGTGTGGGGGATGTCCCCAGGTAATCCTGCCACAGGAAACAGCAATTCTGGGTTCAGTCAGGGGAATGGAGACACTGTGAACTCAGCATTAAGTGCTAAACAAAACGGATCCAGCGGCGCTGCGCAGAAGGAGGGGAACGGGGCGAACGCGTGGGATTCGGGGCCTCCTTCTGGTCCTGGGGTACTGGCGTGGGGCAGGGGTGGTGGCAACAGTGGTGTTGGTGGCATGCATTCTGGAGCTTGGGGCCACCCCAACCGGAACACCAGTAATGGTGTGAACGGGGAATGGGGCAAACCCCCAAACCAGCATTCCAATAGCGACATCAACGGGAAAGGATCAACAGGGTGGGACAGCTCCAGTGTTACCAGTCCCAATCCTGCCATGCAGCAGGGCAGTGAACAAATAAACTCTTGGGCCAAAGCTGCAGCCTCTGGCACCACAGCTAGTGAAGGAAGTAACGAGAGCGGTGGGAGTCAAAATGAAGGCAGTACcgggagggagggggctggagagggcaggaggagagacAAAGGGATGATAGACCAAGGGCAAGTTCAGTTGCCAAGAAATGACCTTGACCCCAGGGTCCTGTCCAATACGGGGTGGGGACAAACCCCCGTAAAGCAAAACACTGCCTGGGAATTTGAAGAGTCCCCAAGGTCTGAACGAAAGAATGACAATGGAACAGAGGCCTGGGGTTGTGCAGCTACTCAATCTTCAAACTCAGGGGGGAAGAACGATGGGTCCATCATGAACAGTACAAATACCTCTTCAGTATCTGGGTGGGTCAACTCTCCACCGGCAGCTGTTCcaacaaatacaggttggggAGACAATAACAACAAAGCACCAAATGGCccaggggggtggggagagtCAGCAAGCTCTACTACTGTTAATAATGCTGCTTCTGCCAAAAGCGGCCACGCGTGGAGTGGGACCGCGAATCAGGAGGACAAATCACCTACCTGGGGTGAACCTCAGAAACCCAAATCTCAGAACTGGGGAGATGGACAGAAATCAAATCCAAGCTGGACTTCAGGAGGTGGAGACTGGACAGATTCATCATCTGTTCCTGGACACTTGGGTGAGGGGAAGAAGAATGGGTCTGGATGGGATTCTGACAATAGATCAGGGTCTGGTTGGAATGATTCCACGAGGTCTGGGACCAGCGGGTGGGGAAATGGCACAAACAGCAAGGCTAATACAGGTACAAGTTGGGGGGAATCTTTAAAGCCAAGCCCCCAACAAAATTGGGCTAATAAACCCCAGGACAACAATGTGAGTAACTGGGGAGGAGCTGCTTCTGTAAAACAGACTGGGTCAGGGTGGGTTGGTGGGCCAGTGCCAGCCAAACAAAAAGAGAACTGTGAGGCAACTGGCTGGGAAGAGCCATCTCCACCGTCCATTCGCCGCAAGATGGAAATCGATGATGGTACCTCAGCTTGGGGCGACCCGAattacaacaacaacaagacTGTAAACATGTGGGATAGAAATAACCCTATAATTCAGAGCAGTACCAcaaccaacaccaccaccactaGCACCATTATCAACACAAATATGGTTGAACCTCAGCCATCGCACCAGTCAAGTGCCCAGCCGAACCGGTCCCCACTGCTTGGTCCAG CAGGCTGGGGAGAGATGCCTACTGTCCACACAAAGAGTGAAGCTTCTTGGGGAGAGCCATCATCCCCTTCTGCTGCAGTTGATAATGGCACTTCAGCATGGGGGAAACCCCCCAGCAGTGGTACAGGGTGGGGAGAGAATCCTGCTGAGTCAGCAGGGACATATGGAAGAACAaatgctccagctgctgccccagcactgtGCAAACCAG cttcaAAATCTATGCAAGAAGGCTGGGGCAGTGGTGGGGATGAAGTGAATCTCAGTACTAGTCAGTGGGAAGATGAGGAAGGAGATATGTGGAATAATACTGCTTCACAAGAGAGCAGCTCCTCCTGTAATTCCTGGGGAAATGCCCCGAAGAAAGGACTTCAAAAG CCCAAAACAAATCCACGCTTGTCCCTTGGTACTTTCTGGAGAACTGAAAGGAAGAGACTTCTTAAGGATTTTGTGATAGAAAAGCTGCACAGAGATCTTTTAAAG GGCATGAAGACATCTAGCAAGCAAGATGAGGCCTGGATCATGAACCGTCTGATAAAACAGCTCACAGACATGGGCTTCCCT AGAGAGCCAGCGGAAGAGGCCTTGAAGAGCAACAATATGAATCTCGATCAGGCCATGA GTGCTCTGCTGGAAAAGAAGGTGGAAATGGACAAGCGTGGAATGGGAGTGACTGACTACAATGGAATGGTCACCAAACCCCTTGGCTGCCGCCCACCACCAATCTCCAAAGAGTCTTCCATGGACCGCCCCACCTTCCTTGACAAG GATGGCGGCCTAGTGGAAGAGCCCACTACTTCACCATTTTTGCCTTCACCAAGCCTGAAGCTCCCCCTTTCAAACAGTGCACTCCCTAATCAGACCCTGGGCGGGATTGCCTCAGGGCTGGGCATGCAAAACTTGAATTCTTCTAGACAG ATACCGAGTGGCAATCTGGGTATGTTTGGCAATAGCGGAGCAGCACAAGCCAGGACCATGCAGCAGCCGCAGCAACCGCCAGTGCAACCTCTTAATTCATCCCAGCCTAGTCTTCGTGCTCAAGTGCCTCAGTTTCTATCCCCTCAG GTTCAAGCACAGCTTTTGCAGTTTGCAGCAAAAAACATTGGTCTCAGCCCTGCACAGTTAACCTCGCCAATTAATAATCCTCAGCATATGACGATGTTGAACCAGCTCTATCAGCTGCAGCTG GCGTACCAACGTTTACAAATCCAGCAGCAGATGTTACAGGCTCAGCGTAATGTTTCCGGACCCATGAGACAACAGGAGCAGCAA GTTGCACGTACAATCAATAACATGCAGCAGCAGATCCAGCAGCACCAGCGCCAGCTGGCCCAGGCCCTGCTTAtgaagcagcagcctccccCTCCACATCTCTCTTTGCACCCCTCTGCAGGCAAATCAGCCATGGATAGCTTTTCACCCCATCCCCAGGCTCCCGGCCTACCTGACCTGCAGACCAAAGAGCAACAGTCTTCACCGAACACCTTTGCTCCTTACCCTCTTG CTGGACTGAACCCGAACATGAATGTAAATAACATGGACATTACTGGTGGTTTGTCAGTGAAGGACACTTCTCAGTCCCAGTCTCGCCTTCCTCAGTGGACACACCCCAACTCAATGGATAATCTCTCTAGTGCTGCTTCTTCTCTTGACCAGAACTCCAGCAAGCACG GTGCTATACCTGGAGGTTTAAGTATTGGTCCTCCGGGCAAGTCCTCCCTCGATGACTCTTACGGCCGGTATGATCTGATTCAGAACAGTGAATCTCCTGCCAGTCCACCTGTAGCTGTTCCTCACAGCTGGTCACGTGCCAAAACTGATAGTGATAAAATTTCCAATGGCTCCAGCATAAACTGGCCACCAg AGTTTCATCCAGGAGTGCCATGGAAAGGTCTGCAGAACATTGATCCTGAAAATGACCCTGATGTTactcctggaagtgttccaacTGGGCCAACCATAAACACCACGATACAGGATGTTAATCGCTATCTTCTCAAGAGTGGAG GGTCATCCCCAACATCATCTCAGAATGCCACGCTGCCTTCATCGAGTGCCTGGCCGCTTAGTGCCTCCGGCTACAGTAGCTCTTTCAGCAGCATTGCATCTGCACCTAGCATTGCAG GTAAATTGTCAGACATCAAGTCTACGTGGTCCTCTGGCCCAATCTCTCACACACAAGCCTCTCTATCCCATGAACTATGGAAGGTACCCAGAAACACTACTGCTCCTACAAGACCACCTCCAGGCTTAAACACCAAGCCATCATCTACGTGGGGTGCCAGTCCCCTGGGTTGGACCAGCTCTTACTCCTCTG GTTCTGCATGGAGTACTGACAGCTCAGGGAGAACAAGCAGCTGGCTGGTTCTTCGAAACCTCACCCCCCAG ATTGATGGCTCCACACTGAGGACACTGTGTTTGCAACATGGCCCTCTGATAACATTCCACTTGAACCTGACACAAGGGAATGCTGTGGTCCGATACAGTTCCAAGGAAGAAGCAGCCAAGGCCCAAAAGTCTCTGCATAT GTGTGTCCTGGGAAACACTACCATCCTGGCCGAGTTTGCTGGTGAGGAAGAAGTCAACCGTTTCTTAGCACAAGGCCAGGCACTGCCACCCACCTCCAGCTGGCAGTCCAACACTGGAACCACCCAGAACCGCCtgggctcctccagcagctcccacgCTTTGGTGCGCAGCGACGCCGGGCACTGGAACCCCCCCTGCC